The Microcoleus sp. bin38.metabat.b11b12b14.051 genome contains a region encoding:
- a CDS encoding response regulator, which translates to MEEKKIHILLVEDDEVDVMNVRRAFKKNNIVNPLYMASNGLEALAILRGESKTEPAMPQARRLILLDLNMPRMNGIEFLRELRLDQSLRSIPVIVLTTSNEDRDKVEAYNLNVAGYILKPVTFSNFVEVMGTLNRYWMLSEIP; encoded by the coding sequence ATGGAAGAGAAAAAAATTCATATCCTCTTGGTAGAAGATGATGAGGTTGATGTGATGAACGTCCGGCGAGCGTTCAAAAAAAATAACATCGTCAATCCGCTCTACATGGCTTCAAACGGATTAGAAGCTCTAGCTATATTGCGCGGAGAAAGCAAAACCGAGCCTGCAATGCCTCAAGCGCGCCGGTTGATTTTGCTAGACTTGAATATGCCCAGAATGAACGGCATCGAGTTTCTGCGAGAATTGCGGCTAGATCAAAGTTTGAGGTCGATTCCAGTGATCGTACTTACAACTTCTAACGAAGATAGAGATAAGGTAGAAGCTTATAATTTAAATGTTGCCGGTTATATTCTCAAGCCAGTTACTTTTTCTAACTTTGTGGAAGTTATGGGTACTCTCAACAGATACTGGATGCTGAGCGAAATTCCCTAG